The following are encoded together in the Bradysia coprophila strain Holo2 unplaced genomic scaffold, BU_Bcop_v1 contig_94, whole genome shotgun sequence genome:
- the LOC119085225 gene encoding CCR4-NOT transcription complex subunit 3, with the protein MAATRKLQGEIDRCLKKVTEGVDTFEDIWQKVHNATNSNQKEKYEADLKKEIKKLQRLRDQIKAWIASAEIKDKSSLLEYRRLIETQMERFKVVERETKTKAYSKEGLGAAQKLDPAQRMKDDVRTWLNQSISALQIQTEKLESEIESLLAGKKKRLDKDKQDRNDELQATLKRHRFHVKKLEMLLRMLDNDGVEVEQIRRIKDDVDYYIDSSQDPDFEENEYLYDDITGLDEVEMSGTGAIDGNEENDEEDSSSLISGSSPVMTPTIDCNVNFNHNSETASVEFPERKNKTENAVGSKVTPVKPTAVRATKTDLNATVTPSSNSSTAKPVVVCTTPSKTTTQTMSLAPAPPLNVSATIVSSSSLSTSFQPTVPVASSIAFAAVAKHNTSQENGPVMNQFSAFAVTLTTTSTTSLPIQSTHANQPVINTIQSIQAPVSNAVSAANNILTSLPNSTPSSVSDSHTIMTSITSTTTSNSIANCVSPTNSIVSSRTSPSLTSPKQQQQQQQQQQLQQQQHQQQQHLLNGPTSAIPGTVNNKTISMPSAEPLKTIAQEAVNRVGLENSSPLLPIPVDTRQLFPEQNVSNGPNPNSLTSTNIVKVVGTNEAHIPPLLGVAPLGTSPLQKEHQLQFQMMEQSYYHLPTPSDSERLRAYLHRQPVQTPAHYPQSQLPHSDTVEFFQRLSTETLFFVFYYMEGTKAQYLAAKALKKQSWRFHTKYMMWFQRHEEPKIINEEFEQGTYIYFDYEKWGQRKKEGFTFEYKYLEDRDLN; encoded by the exons GAGAAATAGATAGATGTCTCAAAAAAGTAACCGAAGGTGTTGATACATTCGAAGATATTTGGCAAAAAGTACATAATGCCACTAACAGTAAccaaaaggaaaaatatgaaGCAGAtctcaaaaaagaaatcaaaaagtTGCAACGGCTGCGCGATCAGATTAAAGCATGGATTGCAAGTGCCGAAATTAAGGACAAAAGTTCCTTGCTGGAGTATCGGCGACTTATAGAAACT CAAATGGAACGTTTCAAGGTGGTCGAACGCGAAACGAAAACTAAGGCGTACTCGAAAGAAGGCTTGGGTGCTGCACAAAAACTGGACCCAGCGCAACGCATGAAAGATGATGTACGAACATGgctcaatcaatcaatcagtGCCCTTCAAATTCAAACCGAGAAACTGGAAAGCGAAATCGAATCCCTCCTTGCTGGTAAGAAGAAACGTCTCGACAAAGACAAGCAGGACCGAAACGACGAACTGCAAGCTACACTGAAACGGCACCGGTTTCACGTGAAAAAGCTCGAAATGCTGCTGCGAATGCTCGACAATGATGGCGTCGAAGTGGAGCAAATACGTCGAATTAAGGATGACGTTGACTACTACATTGATTCGTCTCAAGATCCCGATTTTGAGGAGAATGAATACCTCTATGACGACATTACCGGCTTGGACGAGGTGGAAATGTCTGGCACTGGCGCCATTGACGGAAACGAGGAGAACGACGAGGAAGATTCGTCTAGTTTAATATCCGGTTCGAGTCCCGTCATGACGCCTACGATTGACTGTAATGTGAATTTCAATCATAATAGCGAAACGGCGTCGGTGGAATTCCCTGAACGGAAGAATAAAACCGAAAACGCTGTTGGCAGTAAAGTAACG CCCGTGAAGCCGACTGCAGTGCGAGCAACAAAGACCGATCTAAATGCAACAGTGACACCATCCAGCAATTCGTCGACTGCGAAACCAGTGGTTGTGTGTACAACGCCTAGTAAAACAACGACACAAACAATGTCGCTAGCACCAGCTCCGCCACTAAATGTATCCGCTACAATCGTGTCGTCATCGTCATTGTCCACATCGTTTCAGCCAACTGTTCCGGTTGCATCATCCATTGCATTTGCTGCTGTCGCCAAGCATAACACATCACAAGAGAACGGGCCCGTTATGAATCAATTTTCAGCGTTTGCGGTCACACTTACCACCACATCGACCACATCGCTGCCAATTCAATCAACTCATGCAAATCAGCCTGTGATAAATACCATACAATCGATTCAAGCGCCAGTATCAAATGCCGTGTCAGCAGCAAACAATATTCTTACGTCATTACCAAATTCAACACCATCGTCTGTTTCCGACAGCCATACAATTATGACTTCCATAACCAGTACAACCACCAGCAATTCGATAGCTAACTGTGTATCACCAACGAATTCGATTGTCAGCAGTCGAACATCCCCGTCATTAACATCCCCAAAGCAACAgcagcaacagcaacaacagcaacagcttcagcagcagcagcatcaacaacagcaacatttGCTTAATGGTCCTACGTCAGCAATTCCAGGCACAGTAAATAACAAAACCATATCGATGCCATCCGCTGAACCATTGAAAACGATCGCACAGGAAGCGGTTAATCGAGTGGGCTTGGAGAATAGTTCCCCGCTACTGCCAATTCCAGTCGATACGAGACAACTGTTCCCCGAACAGAACGTCTCCAACGGACCAAATCCAAATAGTTTAACATCAACAAATATTGTTAAAGTTGTCGGTACTAATGAAGCGCACATACCGCCACTGTTAGGCGTAGCGCCATTAGGAACGTCCCCGCTTCAGAAGGAACACCAATTACAATTCCAAATGATGGAACAATCGTATTACCATTTACCTACGCCAAGTGATTCAGAACGATTACGAGCGTACCTGCATCGACAACCCGTGCAAACGCCAGCCCATTATCCACAA TCTCAACTGCCACACTCTGACACTGTTGAGTTTTTCCAACGTCTATCAACGGAGACATTATTCTTTGTGTTTTACTACATGGAAGGAACAAAAGCGCAATACTTAGCAGCTAAGGCCCTGAAAAAGCAAAGTTGGCGATTCCATACGAAGTACATGATGTGGTTTCAACGGCATGAAGAACCGAAAATCATCAACGAAGAGTTCGAACAG